A DNA window from Vigna unguiculata cultivar IT97K-499-35 chromosome 10, ASM411807v1, whole genome shotgun sequence contains the following coding sequences:
- the LOC114167420 gene encoding hydroquinone glucosyltransferase-like codes for MESSPPPTTTTTHIALVSVPAFSHQVSILEFAKRLLHLHTDTFHVTCIIPTLSSSSSKHSFFFDSLPRNIHCIFLPSVNFQDLNNNGASVEIQTQLSASRAMSSVRETLVSLSRTTAITALIADAMAPEALELGKELNILSYIYFPCSTMVLSICFHSRNLDHEVSCEYKDHPGLIPLPGCISISGRDLPDSMQDRGSLAYKLFLQRCQRYLDAHDGILVNSFMELEEETTKAISEHEHGNGNEHGNGAGNGNGGDYPPVYLVGPITQSGSRSRCECLLWLDKQQPDSVLYVSFGSGGTLSQEQINELALGLELSKHKFLWVNLRAPNDRASATYFSDGGLVDDDDDPLQFLPKGFLERTKEQGLVMCGWAPQVEVLGHRSIGAFLSHCGWNSVLESVVHGVPMIAWPLFAEQRSNAALVSEGLKVALRAKMKNPRGKSNGVVVKEEIVELIKGVMEEGLEGEEIRRKVKELKKLANCAMMEDGSSTRTIEKLVNKWKRLGKSL; via the coding sequence ATGGAGTCATCACCgccaccaacaacaacaaccacccACATAGCCCTAGTTTCCGTCCCTGCTTTCAGCCACCAAGTCTCGATCCTCGAGTTCGCAAAACGCCTCCTCCATCTCCACACCGACACCTTCCACGTTACATGCATCATTCCCAcactctcttcttcctcttccaaaCACTCCTTCTTCTTCGATTCCCTCCCTCGCAACATTCACTGCATCTTCCTCCCCTCAGTCAACTTCCAAGACCTGAACAACAATGGCGCCTCCGTCGAAATCCAGACTCAGCTCTCAGCCTCTCGAGCCATGTCCTCCGTCAGAGAAACCCTAGTTTCACTCTCCAGAACCACTGCCATCACTGCTCTCATTGCTGATGCCATGGCCCCCGAGGCTCTGGAGCTTGGCAAGGAACTCAACATCTTGTCCTACATATACTTCCCTTGCTCCACCATGGTCCTGTCCATTTGCTTCCATTCCCGAAACCTCGACCACGAGGTTTCGTGTGAGTACAAGGATCATCCTGGTCTGATTCCCCTCCCCGGTTGCATCTCTATCTCTGGCAGAGATCTTCCAGACAGCATGCAAGATAGAGGAAGTTTGGCATACAAGCTTTTCCTCCAACGATGCCAGAGATACCTCGATGCTCATGATGGTATATTGGTGAACAGCTTCATGGAATTGGAAGAAGAAACAACAAAAGCAATATCTGAACATGAACATGGTAATGGTAATGAACATGGTAATGGTGCTGGTAATGGTAATGGTGGTGATTACCCTCCTGTGTATTTAGTTGGGCCCATCACACAGAGTGGTTCAAGAAGTAGGTGTGAGTGTTTATTGTGGTTGGATAAACAACAACCTGATTCAGTTCTTTATGTGTCTTTTGGGAGTGGTGGCACACTTTCCCAGGAGCAGATAAACGAACTTGCATTAGGGTTAGAGTTGAGCAAGCACAAGTTTCTGTGGGTGAATCTGAGAGCACCAAATGATAGGGCAAGTGCTACTTATTTCAGTGATGGGGGTTTggtggatgatgatgatgatcctCTGCAATTTTTGCCAAAAGGGTTTCTAGAGAGGACGAAGGAGCAGGGTTTGGTGATGTGTGGGTGGGCCCCACAAGTGGAAGTGCTTGGACACAGGTCAATTGGTGCATTTCTGAGTCACTGTGGTTGGAACTCGGTTTTGGAGAGTGTGGTGCATGGAGTGCCGATGATAGCATGGCCTTTGTTTGCTGAACAAAGAAGCAATGCAGCTTTGGTGAGTGAAGGATTGAAAGTTGCTCTGAGGGCAAAGATGAAGAACCCTAGAGGGAAGAGCAATGGtgtggtggtgaaggaggagATTGTTGAACTGATAAAGGGTGTGATGGAGGAGGGTTTGGAGGGTGAAGAAATCCGCAGGAAAGTGAAGGAACTGAAGAAGCTTGCAAACTGTGCAATGATGGAAGATGGGTCCTCAACAAGGACAATAGAAAAGTTGGTAAATAAGTGGAAACGTTTGGGAAAATCTTTGTAG